One genomic window of Eggerthella timonensis includes the following:
- a CDS encoding aldo/keto reductase: MTNRTVKLPDGTRVPAIGQGTWHMGDDPARRASEIEALRTGVACGMTLIDTAEMYGEGAAERLVGEAIAPLDRDELFLVSKVYPHNAGRAHIFDSCRASLDRLGTGALDLYLLHWRGDVPLAETVACMEELRAEGLIRRWGVSNFDAADMEELMSVPGGGACAVNQVLYHLGSRGIEFDLAPWQAARGIPLMAYCPLAQAGRLARARGLLQDPAVAEVAARHDATPAQVLLAFAIRSGNVVAIPKAAAPEHARDNAAALDLHLTGDDLALLDRRFPAPAHKMPLDME, encoded by the coding sequence ATGACGAACCGCACCGTGAAGCTTCCCGACGGGACGCGCGTGCCCGCCATCGGGCAGGGCACGTGGCATATGGGCGACGACCCTGCCCGGCGCGCGAGCGAGATCGAGGCGCTGCGCACGGGGGTCGCGTGCGGCATGACGCTCATCGACACAGCCGAGATGTACGGCGAGGGGGCTGCCGAGCGGCTCGTGGGCGAGGCCATCGCCCCGCTCGACCGCGACGAGCTGTTCCTCGTGTCGAAGGTCTACCCGCACAACGCCGGGCGCGCGCACATCTTCGACAGCTGCCGCGCTTCGCTCGACCGGCTCGGCACCGGCGCGCTCGACCTCTACCTGCTCCATTGGCGCGGCGACGTGCCCCTCGCCGAGACGGTGGCCTGCATGGAAGAGCTGCGGGCCGAGGGGCTCATCCGCCGCTGGGGCGTGTCGAACTTCGACGCGGCCGACATGGAGGAGCTCATGAGCGTGCCGGGCGGCGGCGCGTGCGCCGTCAATCAGGTGCTCTATCACCTGGGATCGCGCGGCATCGAGTTCGACCTCGCGCCCTGGCAGGCCGCGCGCGGCATCCCCCTCATGGCGTACTGCCCGCTCGCGCAGGCCGGCCGCCTCGCCCGCGCCCGCGGGCTGCTGCAGGATCCGGCCGTCGCCGAGGTGGCTGCGCGCCACGATGCCACGCCCGCGCAGGTGCTGCTCGCGTTCGCCATCCGCTCGGGCAACGTCGTCGCCATCCCCAAGGCCGCCGCGCCCGAGCACGCCCGCGACAACGCCGCCGCGCTCGATCTGCACCTCACCGGCGACGACCTCGCGCTGCTCGACCGCCGCTTCCCCGCACCTGCGCACAAGATGCCGCTCGACATGGAATAG
- a CDS encoding restriction endonuclease, with the protein MAIPTQSEMFGVVLRVMGDGIDRGWRDVQDDVARETGLTQQEMEESTPSGVATYKSRADWGVSHLHRAGLVDRISRGVYRISAEGLNMLSEKPADLEIYKRTCELIKQRNPWNTARNKTKSKIDECQSEEEIKSPQEAIEDSIEEINSSLADELLDTILDKDPRFFENLIVDLLVKMGYGQGKATQYVGDSGIDGIITTDALGFDPIYTQAKRYSKDHRVGRPELRAFAGALGNVTRGVFITTSSFNSSAVDFANRYPHATIVLIDGQRLAELMIKYDLGVTVERSFQIKRLDIDYFEQA; encoded by the coding sequence GTGGCAATTCCCACACAATCGGAAATGTTTGGGGTTGTTTTGAGAGTCATGGGAGACGGGATTGACCGAGGATGGCGAGATGTACAGGACGATGTAGCCCGCGAGACCGGTTTAACCCAGCAGGAAATGGAAGAATCTACTCCAAGCGGTGTAGCAACCTACAAGAGCAGAGCAGACTGGGGAGTTTCTCATTTGCATCGAGCAGGCTTGGTCGATCGCATTTCCAGAGGCGTTTATCGGATAAGTGCCGAAGGTTTGAACATGCTCTCAGAAAAACCGGCTGACCTTGAGATATACAAAAGGACTTGCGAACTAATTAAGCAGAGAAATCCTTGGAACACTGCAAGAAACAAAACCAAATCAAAAATCGACGAATGCCAGAGCGAGGAGGAGATCAAGTCTCCTCAAGAGGCAATAGAAGACAGCATCGAGGAAATCAATTCTTCACTTGCAGATGAGCTTCTTGACACGATCCTAGATAAGGATCCACGGTTTTTCGAAAACCTCATTGTCGATTTACTTGTAAAGATGGGATACGGCCAAGGAAAGGCAACGCAATACGTTGGCGATAGTGGAATCGACGGCATCATCACTACCGATGCGCTTGGATTTGATCCAATCTACACCCAAGCAAAACGATACTCCAAGGATCATAGAGTCGGCAGACCCGAATTGCGGGCATTCGCGGGCGCGCTCGGCAACGTTACACGAGGCGTGTTCATTACTACGTCAAGTTTCAACTCAAGTGCGGTGGATTTCGCAAATAGGTATCCTCACGCAACGATCGTTCTGATTGACGGACAACGGTTGGCCGAACTGATGATCAAGTACGATTTAGGTGTTACCGTTGAAAGAAGTTTCCAGATCAAACGATTAGACATAGATTATTTCGAGCAAGCCTGA
- a CDS encoding DGQHR domain-containing protein, translated as MTNWDALGKGSDLRQSQLERKRAYIDTKERREAMESLISKGYEHIFDYKNPDYVKMRKPKAFNVCWENKVWLLFRNMGFDIMNKDSSFKISCSKENPCLTQQIDVFAADDETVIIVECKSAQAPGTRRDFKQEIDAFKGNMQGITQSVKSKFGRKVQIKYIWATSNITLGKDLDRLKNADIEHFDEETIDYYAKLAQHLGSASKYQLLGRLFAKKEIRNMNCVVPAIRGKMGGHTYYSFSIEPSRLLKIGYVLHRDDANNTMMPTYQRIIKKKRLEEVRKFVNQGGYFPNSIIISIDAPRGLQFDFKTDKENEVEGISKLGMLHLPKKYCSAYIIDGQHRLYGYSDTVYSDNNTIPVVAFENLSKEEQLRLFMEINEHQQAVPKNLRSTLSADIFWTSEDYAERRRSLRSKIAQELGEDPSSPLFNRILIGENTKQGNKCITMSAIENGLKDGCYFTNFKNNEAAEKIGLFDNTAPENSYGLNLALPFLKLAFEYFKKALPEEWERGDREQGLLTNNTGIYALLHIFSDVLEFCENKHLAWAKLNSPEELLKHSKPFFEIIVDFYRTLNSDLRAEIKTQYGTTGSSRHWRFLQMAIHNQFSEFAPAGLEDWWTNNSKQYNTSSEEMISKITARVINEVKTFIESNSLSLPFEIESKVLKINSERKEAGLPPINRWDILTLSDCSVIAHHKSYWSEGLKEILTRPSERGRKGGTKNAKTKWLNDMQKIGNNIGKPGYSVSQINFEYISSIYDWLVLENKEEEPVMHAGNASTLPNNATSERNTLGGL; from the coding sequence ATGACCAATTGGGACGCACTTGGCAAAGGATCAGATCTTAGACAATCTCAATTGGAGAGAAAACGCGCCTATATCGATACCAAAGAGCGCCGAGAGGCCATGGAGTCGCTTATATCCAAAGGATACGAACATATCTTCGACTACAAAAATCCCGACTACGTAAAAATGAGAAAGCCTAAGGCCTTTAATGTCTGCTGGGAAAATAAGGTGTGGCTCCTCTTTCGCAATATGGGCTTCGATATCATGAACAAAGACTCATCGTTTAAAATATCTTGCAGTAAAGAGAATCCCTGCCTGACTCAGCAAATTGATGTTTTTGCCGCCGATGATGAAACGGTGATCATAGTTGAATGCAAGTCAGCTCAAGCACCTGGCACAAGGAGAGATTTCAAACAAGAAATCGACGCATTCAAAGGGAATATGCAAGGCATCACTCAAAGCGTTAAAAGCAAATTCGGAAGAAAGGTACAAATTAAGTATATCTGGGCGACATCGAATATTACGCTCGGTAAGGATCTTGATCGTTTGAAGAACGCAGACATCGAGCATTTCGATGAAGAGACGATTGATTACTACGCTAAACTGGCACAACATCTAGGCTCCGCTTCGAAATATCAGTTATTAGGAAGACTTTTTGCAAAAAAGGAAATCCGGAACATGAATTGCGTAGTTCCTGCCATTCGAGGAAAAATGGGAGGACATACGTATTATTCATTTTCAATCGAACCTTCACGTCTTCTTAAAATCGGATACGTGCTCCATCGCGATGACGCCAACAACACCATGATGCCTACTTATCAACGAATCATTAAGAAGAAGAGACTTGAGGAAGTAAGGAAGTTTGTAAACCAGGGTGGATATTTTCCAAATTCCATAATCATCAGCATCGATGCTCCAAGAGGACTTCAATTCGACTTTAAAACAGACAAAGAGAACGAAGTCGAGGGTATTTCAAAGCTAGGGATGCTCCATCTTCCTAAAAAGTATTGTTCAGCATACATAATTGATGGCCAGCATAGGCTTTATGGATATTCCGACACGGTTTATTCTGACAACAACACCATACCAGTCGTCGCTTTCGAAAACCTAAGCAAGGAAGAGCAGTTACGCCTCTTCATGGAAATTAACGAACATCAACAAGCTGTACCCAAGAATCTTAGAAGCACATTAAGCGCTGACATTTTTTGGACATCAGAAGACTATGCAGAGCGCAGAAGATCCCTGCGATCGAAAATCGCTCAAGAGTTGGGAGAAGACCCCAGCTCCCCTCTCTTCAATCGAATTCTAATCGGAGAGAATACGAAACAAGGCAACAAGTGCATCACTATGAGCGCTATCGAAAACGGCCTGAAAGATGGCTGCTATTTCACCAACTTTAAAAATAATGAAGCTGCAGAAAAGATTGGATTATTTGATAACACGGCACCCGAAAACTCTTATGGACTCAATCTCGCCCTTCCTTTTCTAAAACTTGCTTTTGAATATTTCAAAAAGGCCTTGCCTGAAGAGTGGGAGCGAGGCGATCGCGAGCAAGGTCTTCTGACCAACAATACTGGCATATACGCTTTGCTACACATTTTTAGCGACGTTCTAGAGTTTTGCGAAAACAAACACCTCGCATGGGCGAAATTGAACTCGCCGGAAGAACTATTAAAGCATTCGAAGCCATTTTTCGAGATTATTGTAGATTTTTACAGAACACTTAACTCTGATTTAAGAGCAGAGATCAAAACACAATACGGAACAACAGGGTCTTCGAGACATTGGCGCTTTCTGCAAATGGCAATTCACAACCAGTTCAGCGAATTCGCTCCTGCAGGACTCGAAGACTGGTGGACAAACAACTCAAAACAATACAATACGAGCTCCGAAGAAATGATTAGCAAGATCACAGCTAGAGTGATCAACGAAGTAAAAACATTCATTGAAAGCAACTCTCTGAGCCTTCCCTTCGAAATTGAATCGAAAGTGCTGAAAATCAACAGTGAGAGAAAGGAAGCGGGATTGCCTCCAATTAACAGATGGGATATCTTGACGCTGTCTGACTGTTCGGTAATTGCTCATCATAAAAGTTATTGGTCCGAAGGGCTTAAAGAAATACTGACTCGCCCCTCCGAGCGAGGAAGAAAAGGCGGCACCAAGAACGCAAAAACCAAATGGCTTAACGATATGCAAAAAATCGGGAACAACATCGGCAAGCCGGGTTACAGCGTTTCTCAAATCAACTTCGAATACATCTCTTCAATTTACGACTGGCTAGTCTTAGAAAACAAAGAGGAAGAACCCGTCATGCACGCGGGCAATGCCTCAACTCTTCCGAATAATGCAACAAGCGAGCGAAACACACTGGGCGGCTTGTAA
- a CDS encoding DNA adenine methylase, giving the protein MNSEGLFKPFLKWAGGKNWLIRYLPTIVGDLEFKCYHEPFLGGASVFFFLNPNKAFLSDSNVDLIDTYKAVRSDVELVISQIKSWPINETTYYEIRSLKAEDRHIRAARFIYLNRLSFNGIYRVNRSGEYNVPYGHRDNYQFDFDRIRKASEALANASITAGSYQSSLEKVKRNDLVFLDPPYTVAHNNNGFIAYNKKLFSIDDQFNLRKYIEAIRSRGAYFILTNAAHDTIRDIFEGCGSKIELSRFSGLGGKKAERRIIEECIFTNVPEADERLSKLAL; this is encoded by the coding sequence ATGAACTCTGAAGGATTGTTTAAACCCTTTTTGAAATGGGCCGGTGGCAAAAATTGGCTGATCAGATATCTGCCAACTATTGTTGGAGATTTGGAATTCAAATGCTACCATGAGCCTTTTTTGGGTGGAGCTTCAGTTTTCTTCTTCCTTAATCCCAACAAAGCCTTCCTGTCAGATTCCAATGTCGACTTGATTGACACCTATAAGGCCGTTCGATCTGATGTCGAGCTTGTGATTAGCCAAATAAAGTCATGGCCGATAAACGAAACGACTTATTACGAGATAAGGAGCCTGAAAGCCGAGGATCGACACATCCGCGCAGCACGCTTTATCTACCTCAATCGACTCTCTTTTAATGGAATATATCGAGTAAATCGCAGCGGAGAATACAACGTCCCCTACGGACATAGGGACAACTATCAGTTCGACTTCGATCGCATCAGAAAAGCCAGCGAAGCTCTTGCGAATGCATCAATTACCGCAGGGAGTTATCAGTCTTCACTTGAAAAAGTTAAGCGGAATGATTTGGTTTTCCTTGATCCTCCGTACACTGTCGCTCACAATAACAACGGATTTATCGCTTACAATAAGAAGCTGTTCTCTATTGACGACCAGTTTAATCTTAGAAAATATATCGAAGCCATCCGCTCGCGTGGAGCATATTTCATTCTAACAAACGCAGCGCATGATACGATAAGAGACATATTTGAAGGGTGCGGATCTAAAATTGAATTATCTCGGTTTAGCGGACTCGGCGGCAAAAAAGCCGAAAGACGAATTATCGAAGAGTGCATTTTTACAAACGTTCCAGAAGCTGACGAACGTTTGTCCAAACTGGCACTTTGA
- a CDS encoding asparaginase — protein sequence MKKILLVATGGTIASVEDGHGLAPALGGEELARYVPEIEGLCDFDVVQPMNIDSTNMRPADWMRIRDEIVGAYDAYDGFVVLHGTDTMAYTAAALSYLVQGSPKPIVLTGSQQPMASPFTDAKLNVYQSLLFACDDRSCDVSVVFGGAVIAGTRARKQRTMSFNAFTSVNFPEIALVRGGRVVRAGAPVTCAGGCGEPRVYDRMNERVFVLKLTPEMNPSIFDLLKRDYDAVILETFGIGGIPDYGDYRRAIFDWVDSGRTLVVTTQVPEEGCDLGVYEVGRAYAGHRGILKGGDMTTEALVAKTMWVLGQTSDPDEVRDLFYRVVNHDRAVEEG from the coding sequence ATGAAGAAGATACTGCTGGTGGCGACGGGCGGGACCATCGCGTCGGTGGAGGACGGGCACGGCCTTGCGCCCGCCCTCGGAGGCGAGGAACTGGCGCGCTACGTCCCCGAGATCGAGGGGCTGTGCGACTTCGACGTGGTGCAGCCGATGAACATCGACAGCACGAACATGCGCCCTGCCGACTGGATGCGCATCCGCGACGAGATCGTGGGCGCCTACGACGCCTACGACGGGTTCGTGGTGCTGCACGGCACCGACACGATGGCCTACACGGCCGCCGCGCTGTCCTACCTGGTGCAGGGCAGCCCGAAGCCCATCGTGCTGACCGGCTCGCAGCAGCCCATGGCCAGCCCCTTCACCGACGCGAAGCTCAACGTGTACCAGAGCCTGCTGTTCGCTTGCGACGACCGATCGTGCGACGTGTCCGTCGTGTTCGGCGGCGCGGTGATCGCGGGCACGCGGGCGCGCAAGCAGCGCACGATGAGCTTCAACGCGTTCACCAGCGTGAACTTCCCCGAGATCGCCCTCGTGCGCGGCGGGCGCGTCGTGCGGGCCGGGGCGCCGGTCACGTGCGCGGGCGGGTGCGGAGAGCCGCGCGTGTACGATCGGATGAACGAGCGCGTGTTCGTGCTCAAGCTGACGCCCGAGATGAACCCGAGCATCTTCGATCTGCTCAAGCGCGACTACGACGCCGTCATCCTCGAGACGTTCGGCATCGGCGGCATCCCCGACTACGGCGACTACCGCCGCGCCATCTTCGACTGGGTGGACTCCGGGCGCACGCTGGTCGTGACCACGCAGGTGCCCGAGGAGGGCTGCGACCTGGGCGTGTACGAGGTCGGGCGCGCGTATGCGGGTCATCGCGGCATCCTCAAGGGCGGCGACATGACCACCGAGGCGCTCGTGGCGAAGACCATGTGGGTGCTCGGCCAGACGAGCGATCCCGACGAGGTCCGCGACCTGTTCTACCGCGTGGTGAACCACGACCGGGCGGTGGAGGAGGGCTAG
- a CDS encoding peptide deformylase, translating into MIKELVKDEAILSQPCTPATAEDAQVADDLVETLTSMDSAACLAANQIGTTTCIIAYLDDDDQPHTMYNPRLLQALGAFKTVEGCLSLEADSKVTRFDRVKVGYDELVDGELKPRKKDFTGWTAQIIQHGIDHCKGKLV; encoded by the coding sequence ATGATCAAAGAACTGGTAAAGGACGAAGCCATCCTCTCGCAGCCGTGCACCCCCGCCACGGCCGAGGACGCGCAGGTGGCGGACGACCTCGTGGAAACGCTGACGTCGATGGACAGCGCCGCTTGCTTGGCAGCGAACCAGATCGGCACCACGACCTGCATTATCGCGTACCTGGACGACGACGATCAGCCGCACACCATGTACAACCCGCGCCTGTTGCAGGCGCTCGGCGCGTTCAAGACGGTCGAAGGGTGCCTGTCGCTGGAGGCCGACTCCAAAGTAACGCGCTTCGACCGCGTCAAGGTCGGGTACGACGAGCTGGTCGACGGCGAGCTGAAACCGCGCAAGAAGGATTTCACCGGCTGGACGGCGCAGATCATCCAGCACGGCATCGACCACTGCAAGGGCAAGCTGGTCTAG
- a CDS encoding Na+/H+ antiporter NhaC family protein: MEEKTTEAAKKGNVKALLPIGVFLVCYLGLGILFEYGMGIPMGFYSIPVVVIFLLALLVACFQNRGLPFDDKLVIMGRGMGDKTIVTMVLIFMVAGIFVGTVGRDSAESVAYLLLSVVPVQFAVAVLFVVSCFVSLSMGTSVGTITLITPIAVAVSAASGFSLPLCVASVMGGAMFGDNLSFISDTTIAACQGQGCQMKDKFRENFKIALPAAVVSLVIILVLSFGADLGGSVVHEYDLVQLIPYLIVLVGGIIGVNVFVVLLLGILSGSIIMVATGATAATDLLANMGSGAAGMFETTMVALLVSAICALIREYGGFVALLNGIKSLFKSKKGGQLGMGLLVGAMDIATANNTVAIVISNPIAADMAKTYGISKRKTASLLDTFSCVFQGILPYGAQMLVAISAATELGHAVSAFQIIPFLFYPFLLLISSLVFIFLVPDRADKQN; encoded by the coding sequence ATGGAGGAGAAAACCACCGAGGCTGCCAAGAAGGGCAATGTCAAAGCGCTGCTGCCGATCGGGGTGTTTTTGGTGTGCTACCTGGGGCTCGGCATTCTGTTCGAGTACGGGATGGGCATACCCATGGGGTTCTACAGCATCCCCGTCGTCGTGATCTTCCTGCTCGCGCTGCTCGTGGCATGCTTCCAGAACCGGGGCCTCCCCTTCGACGACAAGCTCGTCATCATGGGCCGCGGCATGGGCGACAAGACCATCGTCACCATGGTGCTCATCTTCATGGTGGCCGGCATCTTCGTGGGCACCGTGGGTCGCGACAGCGCTGAAAGCGTGGCCTACCTGCTGCTTTCCGTCGTCCCCGTGCAGTTCGCCGTGGCCGTGCTGTTCGTGGTGAGCTGCTTCGTGTCGCTGTCGATGGGCACCTCGGTGGGAACCATCACGCTCATCACGCCCATCGCCGTGGCGGTATCGGCCGCGTCCGGCTTCAGCCTGCCGCTGTGCGTCGCCAGCGTCATGGGCGGGGCTATGTTCGGCGACAACCTCTCGTTCATCTCCGACACCACCATCGCGGCCTGCCAGGGCCAAGGTTGCCAAATGAAGGACAAGTTCCGCGAGAACTTCAAGATCGCCCTGCCGGCGGCCGTCGTGTCGCTCGTCATCATCCTCGTGCTGTCGTTCGGCGCGGATCTCGGCGGCAGCGTCGTGCACGAGTACGACCTGGTCCAGCTCATCCCCTACCTCATCGTTCTCGTCGGCGGCATCATCGGCGTGAACGTGTTCGTCGTGCTGCTGCTGGGCATCCTGTCGGGCTCCATCATCATGGTGGCCACGGGCGCCACCGCCGCCACCGACCTCCTCGCCAACATGGGCTCGGGCGCTGCGGGCATGTTCGAGACGACGATGGTGGCGCTGCTCGTGTCGGCCATCTGCGCGCTCATCCGCGAGTACGGCGGCTTCGTGGCGCTGCTGAACGGCATCAAGAGCCTGTTCAAGAGCAAGAAGGGCGGTCAGCTGGGCATGGGCCTGCTCGTGGGCGCCATGGACATCGCCACCGCGAATAACACCGTGGCCATCGTCATCTCGAACCCCATCGCGGCCGACATGGCGAAGACGTATGGCATCTCGAAGCGCAAGACGGCGTCGCTGCTCGACACGTTCTCGTGCGTGTTCCAGGGCATCCTGCCTTACGGCGCGCAGATGCTCGTGGCCATCTCCGCCGCCACCGAGCTGGGACACGCGGTGTCGGCGTTCCAGATCATCCCGTTTCTGTTCTATCCCTTCCTGCTGCTGATCAGCTCGCTCGTATTCATCTTCCTGGTGCCCGACAGGGCCGATAAGCAGAACTAG
- a CDS encoding helix-turn-helix domain-containing protein: MNQIATGMFIARKRKELNLTQAQLAERLGISSKSVSKWERGKCMPDYGIVNELCDALGITVSELLDGEENERENLCMYDNGQMIEMLARIQRLESQRITIIAIALIVTGIGLLALSPLLGGSEPSDFLRGVLFGIGVGTILIGVFLATRSIFEYLSQS, translated from the coding sequence GTGAACCAGATCGCAACCGGCATGTTCATCGCGCGCAAGCGCAAAGAGCTCAATCTCACGCAGGCGCAGCTGGCGGAGCGGCTCGGCATCTCGAGCAAGTCCGTCTCGAAGTGGGAGCGCGGCAAATGCATGCCCGACTACGGCATCGTGAACGAGCTGTGCGACGCCCTCGGCATCACCGTGAGCGAGCTCCTCGACGGCGAGGAGAACGAGCGCGAGAACCTGTGCATGTACGACAACGGCCAGATGATCGAGATGCTCGCCCGAATCCAGCGCCTCGAAAGCCAGCGCATCACCATCATCGCCATCGCGCTCATCGTGACGGGCATCGGCCTGCTCGCGCTATCGCCCCTGCTCGGCGGATCGGAGCCGAGCGACTTCCTTCGCGGCGTGCTGTTCGGCATCGGCGTCGGCACGATCCTCATCGGCGTCTTCCTGGCCACGCGCAGCATTTTCGAATACCTGTCGCAATCGTAG
- the thpR gene encoding RNA 2',3'-cyclic phosphodiesterase: MRTFIALDLPPDFADDAAALARRLSASMEGRFLPRDTYHLTLAFLGDVGETQLAAATDALEAACTGASPVPLRSDGLGKFGRASDATLWLGIAPAPELKQLATRLRDELRDRDVPFDAKPFKAHLTLARRARIPHVGLPHLAFPQDDEAVAVTLYKSTLDRVGAIYKPLRTVRLGTGHAEGEDA; this comes from the coding sequence ATGAGGACGTTCATCGCGCTCGACCTGCCGCCGGACTTCGCCGACGACGCGGCCGCGCTCGCCCGTAGGTTGAGCGCGTCGATGGAGGGGCGATTCCTGCCGCGCGACACCTACCACCTCACGCTCGCCTTCCTCGGCGACGTCGGCGAGACGCAGCTCGCCGCCGCGACCGACGCGCTGGAAGCCGCCTGCACCGGCGCGTCCCCCGTTCCGCTGCGCAGTGACGGCCTGGGGAAATTCGGCCGCGCTAGCGACGCGACCCTGTGGCTCGGCATCGCCCCCGCGCCCGAGCTCAAACAGCTGGCAACGCGCCTCCGCGACGAGCTGCGCGACCGCGACGTGCCCTTCGACGCCAAGCCGTTCAAGGCGCACCTCACCCTCGCCCGCCGCGCCCGCATCCCGCACGTCGGCCTGCCCCATCTGGCATTTCCCCAAGACGACGAAGCCGTCGCCGTCACGCTGTACAAGAGCACGCTCGACCGCGTAGGCGCCATATACAAGCCGTTGCGCACGGTGCGCCTCGGCACTGGTCACGCCGAGGGCGAGGACGCCTAG
- the guaA gene encoding glutamine-hydrolyzing GMP synthase, with protein MTHASTPSSQLVIVVDFGAQYGQLIARRVRDLHVYSEIVPCDVTAEEVRDLAPAAIILSGGPASVYAEDAPSIDPGIFELGIPVLGFCYGQQIMAVTLGGTVGHTDAGEYGAAALTRCDKGASELYGETPVEQTVWMSHRDAVAEVPAGFAVTASTGTCPVASMECAERRLYATQFHPEVRHTPHGDELLHNFLFGICGLEPSWTMDSIIDDAVEAIRAQVGGDRVILGLSGGVDSSVVAALCAKAIGKQLTCVFINHGLLRKNEPEEVEEVFTKQFDVDFVHVHAEDRYAALLANVVEPEQKRRIIGSQFWKEFFAVAEDLAEGGRPVKYLAQGTIYPDIIESGARKTGGKASTIKSHHNLIPFPDGVSFDLIEPLDHFFKDEVRALGTALGLPDHIVHRQPFPGPGLAIRIIGTVTREKLEILKNADAIVREELDAYNVRVFEETGERNSERSVWQYFAVLPDVKSVGVMGDERTYAYPIILRAVESSDAMTADWAKLPYDVLARVSGRIVAEVSGVNRVAYDITSKPPATIEWE; from the coding sequence GTGACGCACGCATCCACCCCGTCCAGCCAGTTGGTCATCGTCGTCGATTTCGGAGCCCAGTACGGGCAGCTGATCGCCCGCCGCGTGCGCGATTTGCACGTGTACTCGGAGATCGTCCCGTGCGACGTCACCGCCGAGGAAGTGCGCGACCTCGCGCCGGCGGCCATCATCCTGTCGGGCGGGCCGGCCAGCGTGTACGCCGAGGACGCGCCGTCCATCGACCCGGGCATCTTCGAGCTGGGCATCCCGGTTTTGGGTTTCTGCTACGGCCAGCAGATCATGGCCGTCACGCTGGGCGGCACCGTGGGCCATACCGACGCCGGGGAATACGGGGCCGCTGCTTTGACACGTTGCGACAAGGGCGCGTCTGAGCTGTACGGCGAGACGCCCGTCGAGCAGACGGTGTGGATGAGCCACCGCGACGCCGTGGCCGAGGTGCCCGCGGGCTTCGCGGTGACGGCGTCGACCGGCACGTGCCCCGTGGCCTCGATGGAGTGCGCCGAGCGGCGTTTGTATGCGACGCAGTTCCACCCCGAGGTGCGCCACACGCCGCACGGCGACGAGCTTTTGCACAACTTCCTGTTCGGCATCTGCGGCCTCGAGCCCTCCTGGACGATGGACTCCATCATCGACGACGCCGTCGAAGCCATCCGCGCGCAGGTGGGCGGCGACCGCGTGATCCTGGGCCTGTCGGGCGGCGTGGACTCCTCCGTGGTGGCCGCGCTGTGCGCGAAAGCCATCGGCAAGCAGCTGACCTGCGTGTTCATCAATCATGGCCTCCTGCGCAAGAACGAGCCCGAGGAAGTGGAAGAGGTGTTCACGAAGCAGTTCGACGTGGACTTCGTGCACGTGCACGCCGAGGACCGCTACGCCGCGCTGCTGGCCAACGTCGTCGAGCCCGAGCAGAAGCGCCGCATCATCGGCTCGCAGTTCTGGAAGGAGTTCTTCGCCGTGGCGGAGGACCTCGCCGAGGGCGGGCGTCCGGTGAAGTACCTGGCCCAGGGCACCATCTACCCCGACATCATCGAGAGCGGCGCCCGCAAGACCGGCGGCAAGGCGTCCACCATCAAGAGCCACCACAACCTCATCCCGTTCCCCGACGGCGTGTCGTTCGACCTGATCGAGCCCCTGGATCACTTCTTCAAGGACGAGGTGCGCGCGCTCGGCACCGCGCTCGGGCTGCCCGACCACATCGTGCACCGCCAGCCCTTCCCCGGCCCGGGCCTGGCCATCCGCATCATCGGCACGGTGACGCGCGAGAAGCTGGAAATTCTGAAGAACGCCGACGCCATCGTCCGCGAGGAGCTGGACGCCTACAACGTGCGCGTGTTCGAGGAGACCGGCGAGCGCAACTCAGAGCGCAGCGTGTGGCAGTACTTCGCCGTGCTGCCCGACGTGAAGAGCGTCGGCGTCATGGGCGACGAGCGCACGTACGCCTACCCCATCATCCTACGAGCCGTGGAGTCAAGCGACGCGATGACCGCGGACTGGGCGAAGCTGCCGTACGACGTGCTGGCGCGGGTGTCAGGTCGCATCGTGGCCGAGGTCTCGGGGGTCAACCGGGTTGCGTACGACATCACGAGCAAGCCCCCCGCGACGATCGAGTGGGAATAA